CCCCAAGCGCCTGGATGCACGTCCGGTGACGACGCTCTGCATCCGCTGCAAGGAAGAGCAGGAGAAGAAGGAGAAGTCCTACGGCTGAGGCCGTGTGACTTCACCGGGCCGCACGGTGCTCCCGTGCGGTCCGTGCTGCTCCAGCGAAGGACCGTCGCTTCAGGCCGCCGCGGGCTGGATCTCCACCCGCAGCAGCTGACGGCCGATGAGGAAGTGATCGCCGTTGTCGACGAAGGTCGGTCCCGCCAGGCGGATGAAGGTGCCGTTGGACGAGCCCACGTCGCGCACCATCAGCCGGTCCCCCCTGACTTGTAGCAGCGCATGCCGCCCGGACACGAAGCCGTCCGTGGGGAAGGCGATGTCGCCCTGCTCACGACCCAGCAGGTTGTCGCCGTCCTTGAGCGGGAAGGCCGCGCCGCGCAGGCCGCCCTCCAGCAGTTGGATGAGCCGCAGCCGGTAGCCGGGATCCGGCGAACCCCACACCTGCGTGCCTCCGGGCCCCAGCGCCGCGGCGGGGATGGGCTCCAGCACCATGCGCTGACGGCCCAGGCGCAGCTCGCCGCCGGCGGGCAGCTCGCGCTCGTTGCGCAGGCGCACGAAGACGCCGTTGGCGCCGCCCACGTCTTCAATGGCGAGGCGGGCGCCGGAGAAGAAGAAGCGCGCCTGCACGGGCATGATGAACGGGTCGTCGTTGAGCGCGATGTCCGCCTGCTGGCCGCAGGTGAGGGTGTCGCGCTGCATGCGCACGAGCGCCTCAGGGCCGCCGTCCGCGCGCACCACGCGGATGGACACCTGGGGGCGCGACGAGATGTGCGCCACGGCCATCACCATGGTCCCGGAGCGCAGCGCCGAGCCGCAAGCTCGGCAGACAGTGGCATCCCGGGAATTCTCGGTGTCACAGCGGGGGCAATAGTCCACGGCGTCCATGCGAGCGTCCCTTCTAGCAGGCCCGCGCCGCGTTGGGGGGCCCGACAGCGCACGGCTTGCTCCCCACCCGAGGGGCATGGTGAAGTCCCGGCCCCACTGACTGGACGCTGACGTGTACTGCCCTTCCTGCGGCGCCGACGCCGAAGATTCCTCCCGTTACTGCCCCGCCTGCGGCGCGACGCTCCTGCGCACGGCGGACGGCGGCGACGAATACGTGGGCAAGACGATTGCCTCCAAGTACCGGGTGGAAGCCCTCATCGGCGAGGGCGGCATGGGCAAGGTGTACCGCGCCCGTCAGCTCGCGCTGGACAAGATGGTGGTGCTGAAGGTGCTGCGCCACACGCTGCTGTCGGACGAGCGCACCGTGGCGCGCTTCCAGCGCGAGGCCAAGGCCGCCAGCCGGTTGAACCACCCCAACTCCATTAGCGTGCTGGACTTCGGTCAGGCGGACGACGGCGCGCTCTTCATCGCGATGGAGTACGTGGCCGGGCAGGACCTGCATCAGATCCTCAGCCGCGAGTGGCCGCTGGGCGAGGCGCGCGTGGTGCGCATCGCCCTGCAGATTCTGAGCGCGCTGTCGGACGCGCACGGCGCGGGCGTCATCCACCGGGACCTGAAGCCCGAGAACATCATGGTGGAGCAGCGCCGCAACGAGCCGGACTTCGTGAAGGTGCTGGACTTCGGCATCGCGAAGATCACCGACTCGCAGGACGAGGGCCCGGCCCTCACGCGCGCGGGCTTCGTGTGCGGCACCCCCGAGTACATGTCGCCCGAGCAGGCGCGGGGCGCGGTGCTGGACCATCGCTCGGACCTGTACGCGGTGGGCGTCATCCTCTACCAGCTGATGACGGGCCTGCTGC
This DNA window, taken from Corallococcus coralloides DSM 2259, encodes the following:
- a CDS encoding FHA domain-containing protein encodes the protein MDAVDYCPRCDTENSRDATVCRACGSALRSGTMVMAVAHISSRPQVSIRVVRADGGPEALVRMQRDTLTCGQQADIALNDDPFIMPVQARFFFSGARLAIEDVGGANGVFVRLRNERELPAGGELRLGRQRMVLEPIPAAALGPGGTQVWGSPDPGYRLRLIQLLEGGLRGAAFPLKDGDNLLGREQGDIAFPTDGFVSGRHALLQVRGDRLMVRDVGSSNGTFIRLAGPTFVDNGDHFLIGRQLLRVEIQPAAA